The following DNA comes from Diceros bicornis minor isolate mBicDic1 chromosome 12, mDicBic1.mat.cur, whole genome shotgun sequence.
CTCGCCACCTCGTGGGCACATGTGGTACTCCTTACTGAGTCCTGGGCAACCAGCCcagtgggaagagagggagacaaCCCCATGGGACATCCACTAGTGTTGTGCTGGTGCTGACCACCCTCACACTCCCATAGGAGCAAGGGGTTGGGTGAGGAAATCCGCCCAACGGCCACCAGACAGAAGGGGCAGTCCAGGCTGGCCCGGCCCCACATGCAGAGGCCAACCTGATGCCATCAGATGCAGCCTGACCACCTGCGAAACACCTTGGATAAAGGTTTGCAGGAAGGAAATTTAGAGCTCATCTGTtctaaggaaactgaagcctggagggggagaggggcCCTGCTCAAGACCCCACAGCATCTCTATCACAGAGGGAAGTGGGACTGGGGGTTCCTGCTGCAAGGCTCATGCATTTTCCTATGGGTCCGGTGAGCCCAGGACAAGCTGTCCAGACTGAACCCCAGCCCCACTGAGGCCCAGAATAGGGGCAGTGCAGTGAGAGTTCTTGCCACAGGTCAGCAAGAGAGAGGGCATCCGGGACATGTGGAGGAGATGAGGCTGCAAGTGGGGCTCCAGATGATCTGGATCTTGATATTACAAGGCAATAAAAAATATTAGCCTTTATGGGGCACTTACTGCAATGCTAGCACTGTGCtaaacatttacaaatattaGGTCATTTAATACTCACAGTGACCCTTTGAGGGAAGCACcattataaaccacatttttcaGATAacgaaacagaagctcagagaagagAAGCAACTTGCTCTGGGtaccagctggtaagtggcagagcagggatctGAGTACAGTGATTTTGACTCCAGTGAGGGCAAAGGCTCGCTGGGTGAAGAAAGAGAGTTGCTCTCTCCCTCCTAGGGACCCTAGCAGGGCACTGCCAGCTCTGGCCCAGGGCCTGCCTCCAGCAACAGGAGCTGCCACGGGTTCTTCAGGAGGCACGGCCTCGGTGCGCCCTCTGCTGTGCACAAGAAGGAGCGAAGAGAGTACTCTCCTGCACCATCAGAGGCAGAGCTGAGTCCTGGAGACGGCTGGCAGGGACCATGGTCTCTCCTCCCAAATAAGGGCCAGGGGCGAGGGGCTGGCTGAAGACCACCACCACTGTGGGGCTCACAGGCTGGCCCAAATCACCGACCTACAGGATAGGTTTGGTCACGACCCTCGTTTCTCAGGGCTTCCCTCTCTTGGTATCTTGCCTACCTCCCACAAAGGCATGTTGGTCCTAAGCCCAGCCCACTGAGGACCAGGACCACGGACCAGATGGACAATAACAGGAGGGCCCACGACAGGCCCCCTGAGGAGCTGAGATTCATTCAGAGCATTGCCATGTGAGCAAAGGGCAGAAGTGGGAATTCAAGAGGGCCAGGGAAAGGACCCCTCCCTGAGGGCAAGGGAGGCTATGAGTCAGGCCCTGAAGGCTGTATTCCCTTTACATAGGTCAAGGGTAAGGAAAGGGTAGTAAAGACTGGGGTCAGTATAGCCAAAGCACAAACGTCCATCTTGGCCAACTCTGTTTGAACCTGGGCTTCCACTGGAAGGGGAGAAGTGGCAGTGAGAGCCTCTTCAGTGAGAAGAGGCAGACAGCCCCAAAACAACTCCCCAGAAAATAAGGGCAGCACCCCACATTTGGGTTAACTGCTTCAGGAACACCCCTGGGCCTAGCGAACCAGGGAGTTAGTCATGGGCCCTGTATCAGAGGAAAAAGCAGGCGTTAATAAGAGACAATCCACATTTTATTTGTATCTGCCTTTGACATGTACATGAACAGATGGTAGATTCCGGAGGGAGGAGGCATCAGAATGAGGACATGAGGTTCAATAGCAAGTCCTGCTACCCTGAGCAAGGGGCATCCCTGTGGTCCAGAACTTGCACtgttctccctcccctccaggctGTCTGTGAATCTACACGGGCCTTTCCATTTGACACCAGCTCACCCTCCCTGTCCCCATGGACTGGTCATAGGCATGAGACCCAACCTCTCTCCAGTGTTTCAGCTTCCTGTCCtgcttttctcatctctaaaattctATTCCTGGAGAGAGAGAACACCAACACCCATGACTGCTCTCTCCCAAACCTACTCTTAACTCAGGGTGGTCAACACAAACTCCTAAGAACCAGGAACTCCAGCGACCCGACGCCCTCACAGCTGGCTGGATCTGAGGGCAGGACAGCAGGCATGAGTGCTTATCTGTGTAAGGCAGGGCTGGCGGCGCCACTGTGACAGGATATGGGGAGGCACAGGGCTCCTGGGTGTGCCTGAAAGAGGGGGAGGAAAGCCCCAGGAAGCCAAGGACATGGGCTTATTTATCGTAGAAGTCAACATGGGCTCCAGACTTGAACACGTCCTGTTGCAGCAAGCTTAGCAGTTTCTGGGCTGACATCTTGCAATCCACCAGCTCCCCCTTTGTCTTTAGCTCCTGCAGCCTTTTTCGCAAGTCTGGGTCCACGGAGGTCTCCCGGGCCAGCTGTTGCATGTCTGTGTCCAGTGGACCTAGGGGATGAAGAGCAGAAGATGAGCGGACACAGCTGAGGCAAAGGCCCCTGCCATGTGTGTGGAGTGGTGTAGAGTCAGGTCTGGCCAAGAGGCGACACCTCATCTTGCCTGACATTTGTGGTTAGGGTCACCAAAGGCTCCACTCTGTCACTACTGAGATCCAGACTCAAATTCCAATGCCACTGAACATGGTCCCTCCAGACCACAATGTCTACAACCAAGCTTATCATCTCCTGTCCAACCAGGACCTCCTCCTGACTTTCCCATTTCTATTAATGAAGTACTCTCCTCCCAGACTCAAAACCtccatcacctcctcctccctccctgctctgccccacaGCCAACCAGTCACTGGGTAGGACCCTTCTGCTTCTACACACCCCGACATTCAGGCCCTTTATACAACCCTGCTTCTCTGCCTGCTTCAAATCCACCTGTAGCCCTCTGCTAAATTCATCTGACTAAAACATCACTGGGGGCAGCAAAATGGTGGTATAGGAATTTCTAGCACTTTTCCTCTCAAAGGACCATCAATTTGAACAACTAACTGAGTATGAAATTACTTTCACAAGAGCCAAGGACACATTGAGGAGGGTAGGAAAAATAGATTCATACTACCCCTATGACCCCTACTCCCTCAAGCCCAGGCAGCCCAGCATGGAGAGACACACTCTCCCTGTGGAAGAAGGAGAGTGAAGTGAGCACCTGATTTCACTGGGGACCCAAGCCAGCCCACCCCAGCACCAGACCAACTCCCATGGCCCTAGGTGGCTCCCTGTGagctcccatgaacccaggcccccagctcaCCCCAATGCCTGCCAGCTCCAGCAGTCTCAGCAGCCCACAGCAGTTCCCACAGCCCTAGGCAGCTTCCTCAGCTCCAGGCTCCCTGAaaacccaggcccctgatccATTCCAGTACCAGCTGGCTCCCATGGTCTTGGCGGCtccatggcaccaggctcctggcaggctcccacCATCCCAGGCTCCCAGCCAGGCCCAGTGCCAGGCTGACTTCATGGACCCAGGCTTTGGATCCACTCCAGAAACAGGCTGTCCagggactccagcagcaagcccgCCATGGGCatcaccagatggcctacccagaaTCACTGGATGGGTTGACTGATAAAGGACTTTGCCTACCAAAGTCAgtctgtaaagactggaagaggtacctacttcctcaaatgcacagacaccaatgcaaggccacaaggatcatgaatgatcaaggaaacatgacaccaccaaaggaaactctTAAAACTCCAAGGACTAAACCTCAAGAAACGAAATCTATGAActgtctgacaaagaattcagaatactCCTCTTAAAGAAATACAGAGAActtgaagaaaacagagaaaactaaatgaaattaggaaaacaatgcatgaacaaaatgagaagttcgacaaagaaatagaaactattttaaaaaacaaaatgaaatgctagaattgaagaatacaatgactgaactgaagaacagagagatcaACAGCAGGCTCaaccaagcagaagaaaaaattagtgaactagaagacaggtcatttgaaatcatccagtcagtGGAGCAAAacgaaaaagagtgaagaaaaccaACATTAATTAGGGGATACCATTAAAAGAAACAATTATGCATTATTGAAGTCccagaggggaaaaggagcagaaagcttatttaaagaaataatggccgagaacttcccaaatctaggGAGAGATTTGTACATCTAAGTTAATGAAACTAATAAGTCACTCCAAAACTTCAACCCAAAatgatcttctccaagacaccaagactagatggtttcactggtgaaatgtgtctgtttttatgccaacaccatactgttttgattactatagctttgtgatatagtttgaagtcagggagcctgatgcttccagctctgttcttctttctcaagattgctttggctattcagggtcttttctggttccacacaaattttaggattgtttgttctacttctgtgaaaaatgccattggaattttgatacagattgtattgaacctgtagattgctttggatagtatggacattttaacaatattaattcttccaacccatgagaatggaatagctttccatttatttgtgtcttcttcaatttcttgcatcaatgtcttgtagtcttcagtgtacaggtctttcagccctttggttaaatttattcctaggtatttcttttgatgtaattctaaatgggactgttttcttaatttctttttgataGCTCATTAttaatgtagaagaaatgaaaatgatttttgtatattgattttgcaactttactgaattcatttattatttctaacagttttttggtggagtctttagggtttcctatatataatatcatgttatctgcaaatagagacagttttacctcttccctttccaatctggatgacttttctttctttttcttgcctaattgctctggctaggacttccaatactacactgaataaaagtggtgagagtgggcatccttgtcttgttcctcatcttagaggaaaatttttcaagcttttcaccattgaatatgatgttagctgtgggcttgccaTATACGGCCTTTGTTATGtcgaggtacattccctctatacccactttgttgagttttttttttttaaccataaatGGATgtggaattttgtcaaatgtttttttttgcatcattgaaatgatcatataatttttattcttcacttcgttaatgtggtgtattgcattgattgatttgcagatgttgaaccatccttgcacccctggaataaatcccactagatcatggtgtatgatcctttttgtTTAAGAAAGCAGGCTCGATCTTGCTGTCACAACCATGGTGCATACTCCAGGATAAAGATAATACATGTGTGCTGATATTACTGTTTCTTCATATCAATGCCTGGCAGCGACTGAGTCTGCAGACCTGTGGTTCCTTAAGCCTTGCACTTAATTGTTCGTCTTGGTAAAGCCTGGTAGTGGCTGCAAACAAAATTTCTTTCTACCACTTGGGAAGTCACCACTTTTATTGGCAGATATAATTTTGAGAGGTCAATAAATTTCTTAAAACTAAGCTTGGAGTGCATCTTGGAGAGGCAGAAGGCAGCTGGGCCCACCTCACCCAGGGACCAGCCACCATGGTGATCCAGTTCAGTCGTGCTGACCCAGACACTGGCAGCCACCATTAGATTCCCTCCTCCAGCCTactgtatgatccttttaatgtattgttgaacttGGTTTGCTAAtaattttgttgaggacttatgcctctatgttcatcaaggatttggcctgtaattttctttccttacagtgtccttgtctggttttgttatcagggaaatgctggcctcataaaataagtttggagAGTTTTCCCACCTTTACACGCATTTATCAGGAGTGTCTTCCATCTGCTGATATGGAAGCAGCCCTCAAGGTCAATGTCCTGTTCAGCTACCTCCAATAAAGCCATCTCTGGTCACCCCACCAGAAGAGAATTACTCCCTTCTTGATCTCTTACAGGTACTTTCTATTCTTCATAGGAACCACAGCACCCCAGAATTTGGAGTTAAGGAGCCTCAGGGGCAGAAAATTAAGGAATCTCAGGGTTGGAAGGAGAGTCATCCTCCTGATCCTTGTATGTCTTTCAACCATCTGTGCATCCCTGCTAAGTGGAGACTTGTTACCTTTCTAAACAGCCCATTCCTTCTTTGGACACCTGTTAGGACATTCTTCCAGAGACTGAAATGAAAACCCAACTGGTCTCAGCCTTCATTCAGGCCCTGGGAGCCTTGAAAAAAGTTCAACTTCCTCATAATGCCTAGGGCAGCCCCCTGAGATCTAAGCCAGTCACATGGCATTCTAGAGTCTGACCGTggctgtagttttcatttgctcaCTGTTGATTGAGTTGAGTCCTAGGCTGAGCTCAGAGTAGGTGCTGAGTTGAATGCTGGCTGCAAAAATAACTGTGCATGTGTTAGGGAGGGAGGATTGGGTACTGGAGAGCGTAAGGAAATAGAAATGGCACTGATCATGAACTTGGAGGCAGGGTTGGATCCTGCTCTGCCATGTCTGGGCTTTAGTCAGGTCACTCTACCTCTTTACCCACAGGGTTTCAAGGAGAATAGACTATTGGATCTCCATCTAAGTTGCTCAGACCTTTTACAACAGCTATGTCACCACCTTCTAATTCCAGCAACCTCAAGCCTAGACTGGAAGCCTCACTTTTAAGAAAGGGGCACAGTGGCATCATGGTAGGGTGGTGAGAACCAGAGCAAGTGTCACAAGACCCCCTACCCTTTTCGTGAGGACAGGGGCCCTATCTTATTTATCCCAGCATCCCCCTAGTGTTCCAGCACAGTTCAGCCTAGATAGTCAGCATTCAACAATGTCTGCCTGCTCTTCATTCATCTAACATTTACTGCAAACTGACTCAGTGGAGCGctttgctaggtgctggggacataCAGATGAACAGTGCACAGTCCCTGCCTTTAAAGCTTTCCTATCAAGATAGAGAAGTAGAGAAACATACATATGAAGATAATACAATGCGATAAGTCCTATCTAACAATGAGAAGTGCTAACAATTAGATAGTACTTCACAGTTAATgatcattttcatatatattatctcattccaTCCTCCAAACTGACCTATGAGACAGGTAGCATCTTCCCTGCTTCACATGAGGAAATGGGGCACAGGCCTGGAATTCAAACCCTAATTGTCTTTCAAACTCCAATATCTCAGACTTTCTGGCCCCATTCTCCAGTCTAGGCAGCTCCCCACTGTGCCCTGCAACTATGGCTCCCTGCCCCCATCAGCTCTAACTTCCTGGAAGCCTCTATTTCCCTTAACGAGTGATGGGGTCATGATTCAGGGACAATATACTCTGTGGGCCCTTTCCTGGAGGCCCCTTGCCCAGCCCCCGAAGGGGAACCAGCTGGTTACCGGGGTCAGAGATGGCAGTAATGCCACACCTACCTGGGGCATAGCTCAGCACCCTTACACTCGGTTCTTCTGTGGCCAGGACCTGGAACATCATGTCACGGGCAGCCTTCCCCGCACAGTACAGTGCCCAGCCCTTGAAAGGCTGCAGGGCACAGATGGACGAAATGTTAACCACGGTCCTGCTGAGGCCAGGACTGTTCGGGAAGGCCTTCAGGATGCCAGAAGTCAGGCAGAGCATGGAGGTCAAGTTCAGAGCCCAGTAGTTGTTCACTTCAGTTGAGTCAGCCAGGTCCACGAAGCCTTTGGACACATCCCCAAGAGTGCCTGAAAAATCAGACCTTAGCAATCACCCAGTGCAGGTGGGGCTTTCTCTTCCCCTAGCCCTCTCCAAATCCCTCCAAGCGccaccctcccccccccccccccccccccgtcccaTCCGGATCTAGAGGCATCTCCCTAGTGCTTCTGAGGATGCCTCTCTCTTCCCCGCTTTGCAGACAGACACACCTGGGGAATCCACTTACCCCAAGTTGCAGAATGAGAAGAGGCACGCCCTACTCTGGGACTGGGGGAGAACTCTGGGGGCCATTTGGAGAAGCGGGGGAATTGACTAGTGCTGGGAGACCCCAGGCCCCGACTCAGGCCTCCGCCAGAGGGCGCCGAGAAGGCGATCGGGAAAGTTGACTGGCGTTTTGGAAAACCAGGCCTTGAAACCGGGAGGAGTTGGGGGGAGGGCGCCAAGTCTTCCTCCACACCTCGCTGAAACAACTAAGACGTTCAGGCG
Coding sequences within:
- the SPR gene encoding sepiapterin reductase, with product MERGSGKEGGLGRTVCVLTGASRGFGRALAPLLAPLLSAGSVLVLSARDDEALRQLEAELGAARPGLRVVRVPADLGAEAGLQQLLGALRELPGPEGLQRVLLINNVGTLGDVSKGFVDLADSTEVNNYWALNLTSMLCLTSGILKAFPNSPGLSRTVVNISSICALQPFKGWALYCAGKAARDMMFQVLATEEPSVRVLSYAPGPLDTDMQQLARETSVDPDLRKRLQELKTKGELVDCKMSAQKLLSLLQQDVFKSGAHVDFYDK